TCGGCTCCCGGAACTTCAACCGCTACGAACTGGAGGACGCGGTCGGGACCGCCGTGGCCGGACACACTGGGTGGCTGTACTCGTCCAGAAGCGCCTCGGCCGCGGGCCCCCCGCCGCAGCTCGTCGCGACGTCTTTCAGCATTCGGGTGCACGTGGACCACGAAGAGGCGATGCTCGGCGTGAGGGTGGGGGATGCGCCGCTGCACCGGCGGTCCTACAAGCGCAACCGTCCTACGGGGACGCTGCATCCGCCGGTCGCCGCGGCCTTGGCCCTTCTGGCGGGCCTGCGGCCGGGGTCGGTCCTGTTCGACCCATATTGCGGAGCGGGAACGATCGCGATCGAGGCGGCCAAACTGGAGCCGGCCATGCTTTGTATGGGTGCCGACGCCGACGCCGGCGCGGTGGCCGGAGCCTCAGAGAACGCAGTTCTGGCGGACACGACAGTCCGGTTCGCCGTCGCCGATGCGCACGATGCGCCCCTGCCGGACGGCTCCATAAGCCGGGTGGTGACCAACCCGCCGTGGGGACGAACGGTCCCGGCCAGGCGCGGTCCGGGTGGCGCCCGGCCAGCGGCCGAGGTCTGCTTGCGGCTGGTCGAGCGCGAGGGGCGGACCGTGGTTCTCAACGATGCGGAGACGGAGGCAGCCAGCGGACGTGAGGGTCTCACGCCGCTCCTATCCGTACGAATGAGGGTCTCAGGGCGCGTGGCCGTCGCGTCCGTGGCAACGGCAGGGTCCGGATCGCCGATCGACCCCAAGGGTCTGCTGGGTCCGGAGTTGAGCGAAGAGCTGGAGACGTGGGAGCCGCTCCAGGCCTCATCGTCGTCCGAAGTCGAGGCCACCTGACGGGTGGGCTCGACTTCCAGGTGCGGTGTGATCCTTGACGCAAAAAGGGTTCGTGGGCCCGCCAGGGATCGAACCTGGGACCAACCGATTATGAGTCGGCTGCTCTGACCGTCTGAGCTACGGGCCCGGACGGTGGATGCTACAGCGCGACGTCCGCATCCGGGCCCTGCCGGCGGCCGCCGGCCGTGGATACGATCGCGTGAAGCCGGACGCGGCGAGGTCACCGACCGGGAGGGGCTTTGGAGGGAAACGGCGGACAGCAGATCGCGGAAGTCCTGAAGCGGCACGGGGTGACGGCGATCTACAGCCTGTCCGGAGCCCAGATCTGGCCCATCTACGACGGCTGCGTCGCCCGGGACATCCGCATCGTGGACGTCCGCCACGAAGCCACTGCCGGTTTCGCCGCCGAGGGGCACGCGAAGCTGACACGGTCCATCGGCGTGGCGGCCGGCACTGCGGGTCCGGGCGTGACAAACCTCGTCAGCGCGGTTGCCTCGGCCGCCGCCGCGGGGTCGTCCCTGGTGGCGCTCGGGGGCCGGGCCCCCCAGGGTCGGTGGGGGTCCGGGAGCCTTCAGGAGCTGGACCACGTCCCGATCCTGGATTCCCTGTGCAAGGTGGCCAGGACGGTCTTCGATCCCGCGGAGGTTGCGGCCGGGACGCACGACGCCGTCGTGGCCGCGCTCACGCCGCACCGCGGCCCCGTGTTCGTGGACGTCCCGCTCGACACGATGTTCTCCACAGCCGAGGCCCGGGTCCCTGAGGCGGGCGAGCGTCCTCGCGGCTCGGATCCCGATCCGGAGTCGGTGGGGGCGGCGGCCGCTGTGCTGGCGGAGGCGCGTCGTCCGGTGGTCGTCGCCGGGTCCGACGTGTGGTGGGAAGGCGCATGGGAGCCCCTGCGCCGGTTGGTCGAGCACCTTCGCCTGCCGGTGGTTTGCAACGGGCTCGCCCGCGGCTGCATCCCCGCCGGGCACGAGCTAGCAGTCTCCAGGGCCCGGTCCGTCGCCCTGAAGGAGGCGGACGCGGTGATGGTGGTCGGGACGCCCCTGGACTTCCGCCTGGGCTTCGGGCGGTTCGGAGACAGCCGCGTGATCCACGTCCAGGACGACCCTTCGGTGCTGGGCACCCATGCCACCCCGGCCGCCTCGGTGGCGGGCGACCTGCCCGGGGCGCTGGATGCCATTGCGTCGGCCGTGACCCCGCAGCCGCAGTGGAGTGACTGGGCGGCCCGGCTCCGGGAACACGAGCTGTCCCGGCGGGAAGCAGAGGGCGCCGATCTGCTCAACGACTCCAGTCCCATCCACCCGGCCCGCGTCTACGGCGCGCTGCGCGAGGTCCTGGACCCCGACGCGGTGGTCATTTGCGACGGGGGCGACTTCGTGTCCTACGCGGGAAAGTACGTGGACAGCTACACGCCCGGCTGCTGGCTTGACCCGGGTCCGTTCGGCTGCCTCGGGACCGGGCTCGGTTACGCGATGGCCGCACGTGTGGTGCACCCCGGACGCCAGGTCGTCCTGCTGCTCGGGGACGGCGCGTTCGGCTTCAGTGGGATGGACTTCGACACCCTCGTCCGCCACGATCTGCCCGTCGTGGCCGTAGTCGGCAACAACGGCATCTGGGGACTTGAGAAGCACCCGATGCGCGGGCTGTACGGCTGGGACGTGGCCGCCGACCTGAGGCAGGAGACGCGCTATGACGACGTCGTCACCGCGCTCGGGGGGGCCGGGGAGACAGTCTCGGAGCCGTCGGGGATCGCGGACGCCCTGAAAAGGGGGTTCGACTCGGGGGTCCCGTACCTGGTGAACGTCCTGATCGACCCGTCCGTGGCCTACCCGCGGTCGTCCAACCTCGCCTGAAGCGCGGGCCGTCACCAGCCCAGTTCGTCCAGCCTTTCGTCGGAGATCCCGAAGTGGTGGGCGATCTCGTGCACCACGGTCACGGCTACCTCCTCGCGCACCTCATCGGCATCTGCGCACGCCCGCAGGATCGGGCCCCTGTAGATCGTGATCTTGTCCGGCATCACGAACGTGTACCAGCCGGTCCTTTCGGTCAGGGGGACCCCCTGGTACAGGCCGAACAAGGTTGCACCGGGGCCCACGTCGGCACGCTCGAGCTCGTCGCGTGTCGGCTCGCCCGAGATGACGACGTCCACGTTCTCCAGCCTGGCCCGGAGCGGCTCCGGCAGCCCGTCCACGGCCTCCGCCACGAGCGACTCGAACTCCGCGTCCGACATCCGGACGGCCACGCGCCTCACCCGCGCTGCTGAGCTGCGGCAAGAAACGCATCCCGGCGGACGACCACCCGGACGTGCAGGCCCGTAGCGATCGTCCCGGCTCCGTCACTCGCCTCGACCAAAAACTCCAGGGTGCGGTCCTGAACCCGCTCCAAGCGGGCGGTGGCGGTGACCGTGCGGCCGACGGCGGTGGGGGCCAGGTGGTCCAGGGAGATCCGGGCCCCGACGGTCGTGGTCCCCGGTTCCAGGGAATCGGCCACCGCTGCCACCGCGGCGGCCTCGCAGAGGGCCACGACGGCAGGCGTCGCAAGGACGTCCACATCCCCGGAACCTGCCACGCGGGCGGTGTCGGCGTCGGTGACCACGCGCTGGACCCGTCCCTCGGTTCCCGCTGACACCTCGACCATGGCTCTCCCGCGACTCGTTCCGGCGAGGTCAGTGTAGGCACTGTCGACGCTGTGTTATGTAGGCTGACCGGCGTCGTCACAGCAGGTGACCAAGGGGGTGCGCTTGTCCGACACGCCGAGAGCCGCTTTCGCAGAGTTGATCGGGACTTTCGTGTTCGTCACGATCGGCGCCGGAGCCGTGATCGTGTCCCACTCGACCCAGCAGGTCTCCCTGCTGGGGATCGCCGCCGCCCACGGGCTGGCTCTGGCCGTGATGGTCACCGTCTTCGGCGGGATCTCCGGAGGACACTTCAACCCCGCGGTGACCATAGGCGTCCTTGCGACGGGCAAGATCAAGGCCGAGCGGGCGGCAGCCTACGTGGGCGCCCAGCTCGCGGGGGCCACACTGGCGGGCCTGCTCCTGAGGATGCTGTTCGTTCCGCAGGACTGGAGCGGAGTCAACCTGGGCACCCCGGGCATCCTTGTCAACAGCGTTGGCCGCGCGATCCTGTTCGAAGCCGTACTCACACTGTTCCTCGTGCTTGCCGTGTGGGGGACTGGGGTCGATCCCCGCGGCGCCAACGTCGGCGGCTTCGGGATCGGGCTGATGGTGTTTGCCTGCATCCTCGTCGGCGGCCCGATCACCGGCGCGGCCATGAACCCGGCACGTCACTTCGGGCCCGCGCTCGCGTCGGGGTTCTTTCCCGACTGGTGGGTTTACTGGCTGGGCCCGGTAGCCGGTGCGGCAATCGGCAGCCTCGTCTGGAGGACGTTCTTCTCGCCGGACGACCTCGAGCTCACACCGTCGGTGGCGGCGGGTGCGTCCATGCCCCCTTCGGAGCCGGCCGACGCGGACCGGTGGAGACAGTGGGACGAAGACTCGGCCCCCGCGTCCGAAGCCCGGGAGCCTGCCACGCAGGACATCGCGCCCGGTACCGGCTACGACGAAGCCCAGGGGGGCGGCTCGGGGCCCGGCTACGGCGCAACCCAAGAGTCGAGCCCCGGCTACGGACAGCCGGCCGGACAGCAGAGCCCTCCCCCGGCGGCATACCCGCCGCCGGCCGGACAGCAAGGTTCCCCTCCCGCGGCATACCCGCCGCCGGCCGAAGACCCCAGCCGCTACGGCACCACAGGCACGGGCCAGACCCCACCACCACCCCCGCCGCCCGCCACGGGCGGCTCCCCCCCGGGCTGATCCTGCGGCCCGGGGACGCCGGCGCCCGGGCCGTTTAGTCTGGACATCCCATGCGTGCCGAGGACATCCGGCGCAACTTTCTGTCGTTTTTCGCCGAGCGCCAGCATCAGGTGGTGCCGTCGGCGTCGCTGATCCCTGCCGACGCGACGGTGATGTTCGCCGTGGCCGGGATGGTGCAGTTCGCGCCCTACTTCCTCGGCTCCCCGGCCCCCCACCCACGCGCGGCCAGCATCCAGAAGTGCATGCGGGCGGGCGGGAAGCTCAACGACCTGGAAGAGGTCGGGCACACGCCGATCCACCACACGTTCTTTGAGATGGCCGGCAACTTCTCATTCGGCGACTACTTCAAGCCCGACGCGATTCGGTTCGCCTGGGACCTGCTGACGGGTCCGTTCGGCATCGATCCCGACCGCATCTGGGTGACGGTGCACGTGAGCGACGACGAGGCGGAGCAGATCTGGCGCGAACAGATCGGCCTGGCCGCGGCGAAGATCAACCGTCTGGACAAAGAGAACTTCTGGTCCATGGGTGGGGCGGGTCCCTGCGGGCCGAGCTCGGAGATCTTCGTGGACCGCGGTCCGGACTACGGCCCGGCACGCGAGCAAGGTCCCCTGGACGACGAACGCCGGTACCCGGAGGTCTGGAACCTCGTGTTCATGCAGTACACCCAGGACGACGACGGAAACATCACCGGGGAACTGGCGCGCAAGGGCATCGACACCGGCATGGGATTCGAACGAATGGCATCGGTGCTCCAGGACGTGCCCACCAACTACGACACGGACGTGTTCGTGCCCATCATGCAGCGCGCCGAGCAGATTACCGGCGCCCGCCGCGACGGTCCAGAGGCCGAGCAGCGCCTGCTGAAGATCCTGTCCGACCACGCCCGGTCGCTGACCTTCCTGGTCGCCGACGGCGTGATGCCCTCCAACGAGGGTCGCGGCTACGTTCTGCGCCGCATCCTGCGCCGGGCCGTTACGAAGGCCCGCCTCGCGGGAGTGACGGATCCGGTGCTGGCGGAGCTGTGCAAGGTGGTGGTCGACCTGTTCGGCAGCGCCTACCCGGAGGTGATGCGCGAGCGCCGATCGATCGTGGAGATCGCGTCCCTCGAGGAGCAGCGCTTTGCCCGGACGCTGGAGGCCGGACTTTCCCTGCTGCAGGCGGAGCTGCAGACGGCCGGCGGCGTCCTGCCGGGACAGGTCGCCTTCCGGCTGCACGACACCTACGGCTTTCCGCTCGAGATCACGCAGGACGTTGCCAAGGACCATGGCATCGAGGTCGACCAGCCGGGATTCGAGGCCGCGATGCTCGAGCAGCGGGAGCGGTCCCGCGCCGACACCCACGCCGGCAAGGCGGGGGATGTCCGGACGCTGGACATCGACCTGCCGCCGGCGGAGTTCGTGGGATTCGAGGGTTTGGAGGCCGACACGCGGGTCCTGGCCGTCCTGCAGGACCTGCGCGCGGTCTCAGCTGCCCCGGAGGGACAGGAGGCGGAGCTGGTGCTGGACGCCACCCCCTTCTACCCGGAGGGCGGCGGACAGGTCGGCGACCGGGGCTGGATCCAGGGCGGCGAAGGCAGCGCGGACGTCCTGGACTCGCGGCGGCACGCCGGGGTCATCGTCCTGCGCGTGCGGGTGACGTCCGGACGGCTGCAGCCGGGCGACGACGTCCGGGCGATCGTGGACCCGCGGCACCGCGCGGGGGCCGAGCAGGCGCACACCGCTACGCACATGCTCCACCACGTCCTGCGGGAGAGCCTTGGCGAGCACGTCCGGCAGATGGGGTCGCTTGTGGAGCCGGGACGGCTGCGCTTCGACTTCTCCCACTTCTCCGGACTGACCCCGGACCAGCTCGCTGAGATAGAGGAGTTGATCAACACCCGCGTCGAGGATGACGACGGAGTGCGTTGGTTTGAGACCGGCTACCGCGAAGCGGTCGAGGAGCTCGGCGCGATGCACTTCTTCGAGGAGAAGTACGGCGACGTGGTGCGCGTCGTGGAGGTCGGCGACTACTCGCGGGAGCTGTGCGGCGGCACCCACGTCCGGCAGACCGGACGCATCGGCCTGGTCAAGGTCCTCGGCGAGGGCAGCATCGGATCGAACCTGCGGCGAGTTCAGGCCCTGACGGGCACCGATGGCCTGCGGTGGGTGAACGAGCGCCTGCGCCAGGCGGAGCGGGCCGCGGAGCTTGCTCGCGTCAGCCCCGAGCAACTGGCTTCGGGGGTCGAGCGGCTGCTTGCGACGCAGAAGGATCTACAGAAGGCGCTGGAGGCCCAGGAGCGCGACCGGGTCCAGGCCGCGGTCGAGCAGCTGATCCCCACGGCCAGGACCGCCGGCAGCGGACGGCTGGTGTCCGCCCGCCGCAGCGAGGACTCCGGCACGCTTCGCAAGGTGGCAGTCGCCGTCCGGGACAGGCTGGACAGGTGTGTGGTGATCCTCGGGTCCGCCGGCGAAGGAGGCGCGAACATCGTCGCCGCAGCGTCGCCGTCCCTGGTTTCGGAAGGTCTCGACGTCCGGGCGATCCTGCGTCCGGCGGCCGCGCACATCGGAGGAGGCGCCGGCGGCAAGGAGAACCTCGCCTCGGCAGGGGGCCGCAACACCGCGGGCCTGGACGAGGCACTGGCGGCGGCCGCGGCGGAGGCCGAGGGGGTCCTGTCCGCGTGACTGCTGCGGAGGCTGGGGTGGTGCTGGGCGTGGACTACGGCGCCAGCCGGATCGGCCTGGCCGTGTCCGACCCATCGGGGGCCATCGCGCTGCCGCTGGAAGTTCTGCGCCGTCGCAAGGGCCACAGCCTGGTCCGCGACGTGCTCGACGTGGCCGAGCAGAAGGGTGCTACGCGGATCGTGGTCGGCCTGCCGCTGGCCCTGGACGGCACGAAGGGCGGCTCTGCGACGTCCGCGGAGGCCTTCGCGCAGGCCCTTGGCCGCAGGACGTCCGTACCGGTGGTCCTGTGGGACGAGCGGCTGACCACGGTGGAGGCATCCCGACGGCTGCAGGACGCCGGCCAGTCGGCTCGCCAACAGCGCGGTCTGGTGGACAAGCACGCGGCGTGCCTGATGCTGGGCTCCTATCTCGAGTCGCTTCGCGCCGGGGGCGCGCGCACCGCCGGATGATTCGCAAGACCCTGCTCATCGCGGTTGTTCTGTCCCTGGCCATCGGGGGTGCGGCGGCCTACGCGCTGGTTCGAACTCCGGAGCCGGGGGAGCGGGTCCAGGTCGAGGTCCAGGCGGGGCAATCGACGACCGCGGTCGCCGCCATGCTCGAGCGCCGGGAGATCGTCCCTTCGGCGCTCGCGTTCCGGCTGGTGGCCAAGGCGCGCCGCCTGGACGGGCGCATCGAGGCCGGCAGCTACGAGCTGCGCAGGAACATGGGGGTCCAGGCGGCACTGGACGCCCTGTCCCGAGGAGCGGTGACCAAGTCCGTCACGATCACGATCCCCGAGGGGTACACCGTCAAGCAGGTTGCCCGGAAGGTGGGTAGCCGCGGTCCGGTGTCGCAGCAGGACTTCATGCAGGTGGCGGAGTCCGGACGGGTCCGGCCGAAGATCCTGCCGGACCGCGTCCGCAGCCTCGAGGGCTTTATCTTCCCGGAGACCTACGTCATCGAGGAAAAGGACACGGCCGAGCAACTGCTGACTCGGATGGTGCAGGAGTTCGAATCGAAGACCTCTGCCCTGGACTGGTCGGAGGCCGAGTCCAAGGGCCTGACGCGTCACCAGGCCCTCGTCCTGGCATCACTGGTCGAGCGGGAGGCCAAGGTGGCGGAAGACCGCGCGAAGGTGGCTGCCGTCATCTACAACCGCCTCGCAAAGGGCATGGCGCTTCAGATCGACGCGACTCTTCTGTACGAGCTGCCGGCACACAAGGTCCCTACGCGCAAGGACCGCAAGCGCGACTCGCCGTACAACACCTATACCCGCAAGGGCCTTCCTCCCACGCCCATAGCAAACCCGGGACTGGAGGCCATCCGGGCGGCGCTTCAGCCGGCGCCCATAGACGCGCTGTACTACGTCGTCATCGACAAGTCGGGGCGCCACGGCTTCACCAAGGACTACAACGAGTTTTTGCGACTGACCAAGCTCACGCCGCGGGAGTCAAGGGGAGGGTGAGCAAGGGTCCGGGCGCGCCGCCGAGGCCGGGCAGGCTCGACTCCGCCACCCGCTTCGCGGCGCTGCTCGGGCACCCGGTGTCCCATTCGTTGTCCCCGGCCCTCCACAACGCCGCATTCCGGGAAATCGGGCTCAACGCCGCTTACCTCGCTTTCGACGTGCCGCCGGAGGCCCTGCGAGCGGCGGTCGCGGGCTTGTCGGCGCTGGGGGCGGCCGGCGCGAACGTCACGGTCCCGCACAAGGAGCGGGTTCTCCAGATCGCGGACGCAGTGTCGCCCGAAGCCGAAAGGATCGGCTCTGCGAACACGCTCGTTTTCGCCGCCGGGGGCGTGCACGCCCACACGACCGACCCGGAAGGCGTCCTGGGCGGGCTTCGGGCGCTGGGAGTGGAGCCGGCGGGGCGGACGGTGCTGGTGCTTGGAGCTGGCGGGGCAGGCAGGGCGGCGGCATGGACTGTTGGGGGAGCCGGGTCCAAGCGCGTGCTGCTGGCGAACCGCTCTGGGGACAGAGCCAAGGCGGCCGCCGTGCACCTGGGCGGCCCGGTGGAGGCGCTGGCCTTGGAGGGGATCCGTTCGGCCGCCCAGGAGGTGGACCTGGTGGTGAACGCGACCTCCGCTGAGCTTTCGGGGGGCACGGTTCTGGGTCCGGAGGTGCTCCGCCGCTTGGCGGCCCGGGGCGCGGCGCTGCTCGACCTCGTCTACGCGCCGGGGGAGACGGCGCTGGTCCGGGAGGCGAGGAACTGCGGGATGAGGGCCGTCGACGGCCTGGAGACACTGGTCGTGCAGGCGGGGGCGTCGTTTGAGCTGGTGTGGGGCGTTGGGGCTCCCGTGGCGCGGATGCGCCAGGCGGCGGACGAGGCCGCGGGCCGGGCGCCTGAGAAGCGCTGACCGCCGGTCGCGCGCCTCGCGCCTTCAGCCGGGGCCCAAATCAGCCGATCTAACTGCATGAATGCGGATTGCTCCAGCCTGCCCGGGGGTAGGCTGGTCAAGCCACCCAGAGCAGCTGAGGACGCATGATCACCAGGAAGGGCAACAAGAACCGGCTCCAGGACTTCGTCAACACCGGCCTGCTCACCGAAGAGCAGCTCCGGATCGCGGTGGCCGAGCAGAAGCGGACGAAGAAGACGGTCCTTCGCGTGATGCTCGAGCATGGGTTCGTCAACGAAGACGACATCCGGTCCATCAGCGCGGGCTGGATGGGCTTCGAGTGGGTGAACCTGAATGAGTACGAGATGGACCCCACCGTCCGGGGCCTGATCCCCACGGCGGTGGCCCGCCGGTACTCGGCCCTGCCGCTGGCGTCGGAGGACGGAAAGCTGGTCGTGGCCATGGCCGACCCCACCAACGTCATCGCGGTGGACGACATCCGGACGATGACCGGCCGCGACATCAAGATCGTCGTGGCGCCGAAGTCCAACATCGAAGATTTCCTGGCAAAGGGGGCCGAACTGGACTCCTCCGTCCAGGGCCTCATCGACGAGGCGAGCGTCGAAGACGAGCCCGAGGAGGAGCTGGAGGCCGCGGACGCCCCCGTCGTCCGGCTCATAAACGAGATCATTTCCAAGGCGGTGCAGTCGCGGGCCTCCGACGTCCACGTGGAGCCGGCGGAGCGGGACGTGCGGATCAGGTTCCGTATCGACGGCGTGCTCCACCAGGCGATGCGGCCGATCCAGAAGTCGCTTCAGGCTCATATCGTGTCGCGCGTGAAGGTCATGGCCGACCTGAACATCGCCGAGCGCCGGGTCCCGCAGGACGGGCGGATCACTCTCAAGATCAAGGACCGGGCCGTCGACTTCCGGGTGGCGACCCTTCCTACCGCATGGGGCGAGAAGATCGTCCTCAGGATCCTGGACCGGGCCTCTTCGGTAATGTCGCTGCAGGACATCGGCTTCACCGACCACTCGTTCAAGCGCTTCGAGGAGTCCTTCCGCCGTGCGTACGGAGCCCTCCTCGTAACGGGGCCGACCGGATCGGGGAAGTCGACCACCCTCTACGCAACGCTGAACATCCTCAACGACCCGGGCAAGAACATCATCACCGTCGAGGACCCGGTCGAGTACCGGCTGCCGGGACTGTCCCAGGTCCAGGTGAACCCGAAAGCCGGGCTGAACTTCGCCGGCGCGCTCCGGTCGGTCCTGCGCTCGGACCCGGACATCATCATGGTGGGCG
The DNA window shown above is from Actinomycetota bacterium and carries:
- the alaS gene encoding alanine--tRNA ligase produces the protein MRAEDIRRNFLSFFAERQHQVVPSASLIPADATVMFAVAGMVQFAPYFLGSPAPHPRAASIQKCMRAGGKLNDLEEVGHTPIHHTFFEMAGNFSFGDYFKPDAIRFAWDLLTGPFGIDPDRIWVTVHVSDDEAEQIWREQIGLAAAKINRLDKENFWSMGGAGPCGPSSEIFVDRGPDYGPAREQGPLDDERRYPEVWNLVFMQYTQDDDGNITGELARKGIDTGMGFERMASVLQDVPTNYDTDVFVPIMQRAEQITGARRDGPEAEQRLLKILSDHARSLTFLVADGVMPSNEGRGYVLRRILRRAVTKARLAGVTDPVLAELCKVVVDLFGSAYPEVMRERRSIVEIASLEEQRFARTLEAGLSLLQAELQTAGGVLPGQVAFRLHDTYGFPLEITQDVAKDHGIEVDQPGFEAAMLEQRERSRADTHAGKAGDVRTLDIDLPPAEFVGFEGLEADTRVLAVLQDLRAVSAAPEGQEAELVLDATPFYPEGGGQVGDRGWIQGGEGSADVLDSRRHAGVIVLRVRVTSGRLQPGDDVRAIVDPRHRAGAEQAHTATHMLHHVLRESLGEHVRQMGSLVEPGRLRFDFSHFSGLTPDQLAEIEELINTRVEDDDGVRWFETGYREAVEELGAMHFFEEKYGDVVRVVEVGDYSRELCGGTHVRQTGRIGLVKVLGEGSIGSNLRRVQALTGTDGLRWVNERLRQAERAAELARVSPEQLASGVERLLATQKDLQKALEAQERDRVQAAVEQLIPTARTAGSGRLVSARRSEDSGTLRKVAVAVRDRLDRCVVILGSAGEGGANIVAAASPSLVSEGLDVRAILRPAAAHIGGGAGGKENLASAGGRNTAGLDEALAAAAAEAEGVLSA
- a CDS encoding hotdog domain-containing protein; this encodes MVEVSAGTEGRVQRVVTDADTARVAGSGDVDVLATPAVVALCEAAAVAAVADSLEPGTTTVGARISLDHLAPTAVGRTVTATARLERVQDRTLEFLVEASDGAGTIATGLHVRVVVRRDAFLAAAQQRG
- a CDS encoding acetolactate synthase, whose amino-acid sequence is MEGNGGQQIAEVLKRHGVTAIYSLSGAQIWPIYDGCVARDIRIVDVRHEATAGFAAEGHAKLTRSIGVAAGTAGPGVTNLVSAVASAAAAGSSLVALGGRAPQGRWGSGSLQELDHVPILDSLCKVARTVFDPAEVAAGTHDAVVAALTPHRGPVFVDVPLDTMFSTAEARVPEAGERPRGSDPDPESVGAAAAVLAEARRPVVVAGSDVWWEGAWEPLRRLVEHLRLPVVCNGLARGCIPAGHELAVSRARSVALKEADAVMVVGTPLDFRLGFGRFGDSRVIHVQDDPSVLGTHATPAASVAGDLPGALDAIASAVTPQPQWSDWAARLREHELSRREAEGADLLNDSSPIHPARVYGALREVLDPDAVVICDGGDFVSYAGKYVDSYTPGCWLDPGPFGCLGTGLGYAMAARVVHPGRQVVLLLGDGAFGFSGMDFDTLVRHDLPVVAVVGNNGIWGLEKHPMRGLYGWDVAADLRQETRYDDVVTALGGAGETVSEPSGIADALKRGFDSGVPYLVNVLIDPSVAYPRSSNLA
- a CDS encoding ATPase, T2SS/T4P/T4SS family gives rise to the protein MITRKGNKNRLQDFVNTGLLTEEQLRIAVAEQKRTKKTVLRVMLEHGFVNEDDIRSISAGWMGFEWVNLNEYEMDPTVRGLIPTAVARRYSALPLASEDGKLVVAMADPTNVIAVDDIRTMTGRDIKIVVAPKSNIEDFLAKGAELDSSVQGLIDEASVEDEPEEELEAADAPVVRLINEIISKAVQSRASDVHVEPAERDVRIRFRIDGVLHQAMRPIQKSLQAHIVSRVKVMADLNIAERRVPQDGRITLKIKDRAVDFRVATLPTAWGEKIVLRILDRASSVMSLQDIGFTDHSFKRFEESFRRAYGALLVTGPTGSGKSTTLYATLNILNDPGKNIITVEDPVEYRLPGLSQVQVNPKAGLNFAGALRSVLRSDPDIIMVGEIRDSETASMAIESALTGHLVLSTLHTNDAPSALTRLSEMGVEPFLVASAIDCVVAQRLARRLCMKCRDPYEPTREALEAARISWPENEPLPTLYRAAGCTACSKTGYRGRVALLEVLTMTEEMERLVVERRSSDEIARLAVAQGMKKLRDDGIEKVVAGLTTMEEILRVVV
- a CDS encoding methyltransferase, which encodes MVLLPPGDGRGPAGGVAVWARVTRGVEWVCAAEVRGRLGGRITGRGHRSVLFDVPQERLQDVLLAATADDVFIWAGTAGGIGRTRSSLGELSGRVDVRGVVEAADLVRLVRPVADRPAFDVSASFLGSRNFNRYELEDAVGTAVAGHTGWLYSSRSASAAGPPPQLVATSFSIRVHVDHEEAMLGVRVGDAPLHRRSYKRNRPTGTLHPPVAAALALLAGLRPGSVLFDPYCGAGTIAIEAAKLEPAMLCMGADADAGAVAGASENAVLADTTVRFAVADAHDAPLPDGSISRVVTNPPWGRTVPARRGPGGARPAAEVCLRLVEREGRTVVLNDAETEAASGREGLTPLLSVRMRVSGRVAVASVATAGSGSPIDPKGLLGPELSEELETWEPLQASSSSEVEAT
- the aroE gene encoding shikimate dehydrogenase → MSKGPGAPPRPGRLDSATRFAALLGHPVSHSLSPALHNAAFREIGLNAAYLAFDVPPEALRAAVAGLSALGAAGANVTVPHKERVLQIADAVSPEAERIGSANTLVFAAGGVHAHTTDPEGVLGGLRALGVEPAGRTVLVLGAGGAGRAAAWTVGGAGSKRVLLANRSGDRAKAAAVHLGGPVEALALEGIRSAAQEVDLVVNATSAELSGGTVLGPEVLRRLAARGAALLDLVYAPGETALVREARNCGMRAVDGLETLVVQAGASFELVWGVGAPVARMRQAADEAAGRAPEKR
- the ruvX gene encoding Holliday junction resolvase RuvX — protein: MTAAEAGVVLGVDYGASRIGLAVSDPSGAIALPLEVLRRRKGHSLVRDVLDVAEQKGATRIVVGLPLALDGTKGGSATSAEAFAQALGRRTSVPVVLWDERLTTVEASRRLQDAGQSARQQRGLVDKHAACLMLGSYLESLRAGGARTAG
- the mltG gene encoding endolytic transglycosylase MltG; the encoded protein is MIRKTLLIAVVLSLAIGGAAAYALVRTPEPGERVQVEVQAGQSTTAVAAMLERREIVPSALAFRLVAKARRLDGRIEAGSYELRRNMGVQAALDALSRGAVTKSVTITIPEGYTVKQVARKVGSRGPVSQQDFMQVAESGRVRPKILPDRVRSLEGFIFPETYVIEEKDTAEQLLTRMVQEFESKTSALDWSEAESKGLTRHQALVLASLVEREAKVAEDRAKVAAVIYNRLAKGMALQIDATLLYELPAHKVPTRKDRKRDSPYNTYTRKGLPPTPIANPGLEAIRAALQPAPIDALYYVVIDKSGRHGFTKDYNEFLRLTKLTPRESRGG
- a CDS encoding MIP/aquaporin family protein, coding for MSDTPRAAFAELIGTFVFVTIGAGAVIVSHSTQQVSLLGIAAAHGLALAVMVTVFGGISGGHFNPAVTIGVLATGKIKAERAAAYVGAQLAGATLAGLLLRMLFVPQDWSGVNLGTPGILVNSVGRAILFEAVLTLFLVLAVWGTGVDPRGANVGGFGIGLMVFACILVGGPITGAAMNPARHFGPALASGFFPDWWVYWLGPVAGAAIGSLVWRTFFSPDDLELTPSVAAGASMPPSEPADADRWRQWDEDSAPASEAREPATQDIAPGTGYDEAQGGGSGPGYGATQESSPGYGQPAGQQSPPPAAYPPPAGQQGSPPAAYPPPAEDPSRYGTTGTGQTPPPPPPPATGGSPPG
- a CDS encoding metallopeptidase family protein yields the protein MRRVAVRMSDAEFESLVAEAVDGLPEPLRARLENVDVVISGEPTRDELERADVGPGATLFGLYQGVPLTERTGWYTFVMPDKITIYRGPILRACADADEVREEVAVTVVHEIAHHFGISDERLDELGW